A part of Apodemus sylvaticus chromosome 19, mApoSyl1.1, whole genome shotgun sequence genomic DNA contains:
- the LOC127670040 gene encoding phenazine biosynthesis-like domain-containing protein 1 — MKLPIFIVDAFTATAFRGNPAAVCLLESTLEEGAHQQIAREMNLSETAFIRKLQPTDSFAQSSCFGLRWFTPVSEVPLCGHATLASAAVLFHKIKNTNSTLTFVTMSGELKARRAEDRIVLNFPLYPACPQDFHEVEDLIKAAIGDTLVQDIRYSPDTRKLLVRLSDSYDRSFLETMKVNTKSLPGIDKTGKVRGLILTLKGEHGGQTAPYDFYSRYFAPWVGLAEDPVTGSAHTVLSSYWSQQLGKKEMRGRMSLESSLSYLLHFKLVFILICTSSLKMQ; from the exons ATGAAGCTCCCAATCTTCATAGTAGATGCGTTCACAGCAACAGCTTTCCGGGGCAATCCTGCCGCAGTCTGCCTTCTGGAGAGC ACACTGGAGGAAGGCGCCCATCAACAGATTGCGAGAGAGATGAACCTCTCGGAAACGGCCTTCATCAGGAAACTGCAGCCGACTGACAGCTTCGCACAAA GTTCTTGCTTTGGACTAAGATGGTTTACACCAGTGAGCGAAGTCCCCTTGTGCGGCCATGCCACGCTGGCCTCTGCAGCTGTGCTGTTTCACAAAATAA AGAACACGAACAGCACCCTGACCTTTGTCACGATGAGCGGGGAGCTGAAGGCCAGAAGAGCAGAAGACAGGATTGTCCTGAACTTTCCTCTCTACCCAGCCTGCCCCCAG GACTTCCATGAAGTTGAAGACTTGATAAAG GCAGCCATAGGTGACACCCTGGTCCAGGACATCCGGTACTCTCCAGACACCCGAAAACTCCTGGTCCGGCTCAGCGATTCTTATGACAG GTCCTTTCTAGAGACCATGAAGGTGAACACCAAGTCTCTGCCTGGAATTGACAAGACAGGGAAGGTGAGAGGCCTCATCCTCACTCTCAAAGGAGAGCATGGGGGGCAGACGGCCCCGTATGACTTCTACTCCAGATACTTTGCGCCATGGGTTGGTTTGGCTGAAGACCCCGTAACAG GATCTGCACACACTGTTCTCAGCAGTTACTGGTCCCAGCAGCTTGGGAAGAAAGAGATGCGAGGTAGGATGAGTCTTgagtcttccc TTTcttatttgcttcattttaaGCTTGTATTTATTCTGATATGCACTAGCTCCTTAAAAATGCAATAA